One window from the genome of Vibrio vulnificus NBRC 15645 = ATCC 27562 encodes:
- the lpxK gene encoding tetraacyldisaccharide 4'-kinase — MIEKIWFENHPIKYLLWPLLWPLSLLFGAISRRQKAAYQRGEKASFQASIPVIVVGNITAGGNGKTPVVIWLVERLQQLGFKPGVVSRGYGAKAPAYPMVVDSECLTSHCGDEPKLIFERTGALVAVDPIRPNAVKRLIELGANIIVTDDGLQHYALQRDIEVVVVDGQRRFGNQQLIPLGPLREPTSRLQNVDFIITNGGDAHQGEIAMSLMPDMAVNLMTGEKVAVNELASLVAFAGIGHPPRFFKTLEQLGADIVVSQGFADHQDFDPEAIAKLAEQGKNVIMTEKDAVKCRRFAQNNWWYLPVSAQFSSHDQQRILQRITEVVKEYGSSTA; from the coding sequence GTGATTGAAAAGATCTGGTTTGAGAACCATCCCATAAAATATCTTCTATGGCCACTGTTGTGGCCATTATCGCTGTTGTTTGGTGCGATTAGCCGTCGTCAGAAAGCAGCGTATCAGCGTGGTGAAAAAGCGTCTTTTCAAGCGAGTATACCTGTCATCGTGGTCGGTAATATTACCGCTGGAGGCAATGGCAAAACTCCGGTCGTCATTTGGTTAGTTGAAAGACTGCAACAGCTTGGCTTTAAACCGGGTGTGGTCTCTCGTGGCTATGGTGCAAAAGCGCCTGCGTATCCGATGGTGGTGGATTCTGAGTGTTTAACCTCTCACTGTGGTGATGAGCCTAAACTGATATTTGAACGAACCGGCGCTTTGGTCGCGGTTGACCCCATTCGCCCCAATGCAGTAAAGCGCTTGATAGAACTCGGGGCCAACATCATTGTTACAGATGATGGGCTACAGCATTACGCGCTGCAAAGAGACATCGAAGTGGTGGTTGTGGATGGTCAACGTCGATTTGGTAATCAACAGTTGATCCCGCTCGGCCCACTGCGCGAGCCAACGTCCCGTTTGCAAAACGTGGATTTTATTATCACCAATGGCGGGGATGCCCACCAAGGTGAAATCGCGATGAGCTTGATGCCAGATATGGCGGTTAATTTGATGACGGGTGAGAAAGTCGCGGTGAATGAATTGGCGTCTTTGGTCGCTTTTGCTGGTATTGGACATCCTCCACGTTTTTTTAAAACGCTAGAACAATTAGGGGCTGACATCGTGGTCAGCCAAGGTTTTGCCGATCATCAAGACTTCGACCCAGAAGCCATCGCGAAGCTGGCCGAACAGGGCAAAAATGTCATCATGACGGAAAAGGACGCGGTAAAGTGTCGTCGTTTCGCACAAAATAATTGGTGGTATTTACCCGTCTCTGCTCAGTTTTCGTCACACGATCAGCAGAGAATATTGCAAAGAATAACAGAGGTAGTAAAAGAATATGGATCATCGACTGCTTGA
- a CDS encoding Trm112 family protein has product MDHRLLEIVACPVCKGKLTFDKENQELICKLDRLAYPIKEGIPVLLEPEARSMGMDEGR; this is encoded by the coding sequence ATGGATCATCGACTGCTTGAGATTGTCGCGTGCCCAGTGTGCAAAGGTAAACTGACTTTTGATAAAGAAAACCAAGAGTTGATTTGCAAGCTTGATCGCTTGGCTTATCCAATTAAAGAAGGTATTCCTGTTTTGCTGGAGCCGGAAGCTCGCAGCATGGGAATGGACGAGGGGCGCTAA
- the msbA gene encoding lipid A ABC transporter ATP-binding protein/permease MsbA, producing the protein MSINTDESTWRTFKRLWTFIRLYKSGLAVAVVALIVNAVSDTYMVSLLKPLLDEGFGSAESDFLRTLPLLVFGLMFIRGISSFVSTYCLSWVSGNVVMQVRRMVFNHYMQMPVSYFDKEKSGSLLSRITYDSEQVSSATSQALVSIVREGTSIIGLLVLMFYNSWQLSLVLILVAPVVAWAIGFVSKRFRKISKNMQTTMGIVTSSAEQMLKGHKVVLSYGGQEVEKSRFDVVSNQMRQQSMKLITAQAAANPIIQMIASIAIVVVLYLASVDTIKDQLTPGTFTVVFSAMFGLMRPLKALTNVTSQFQRGMAAAQTLFALVDLEPEKNTGTHSVARAKGEVNVKDISFTYEGAEKPALSHVSFDIPRGKTVALVGRSGSGKSTIANLFTRFYDVDSGEIQLDGVDVRDYELKNLRTQFALVSQNVHLFNDTIANNIAYAAADKYSREDIERAAELAHAMEFISKMENGLDTMVGENGASLSGGQRQRVAIARALLRDAPVLILDEATSALDTESERAIQSALDELQKNKTVLVIAHRLSTIEKADQILVIDDGAVVERGSHAELIEKDGAYAQLHRIQFGEG; encoded by the coding sequence ATGTCAATTAATACCGATGAATCGACTTGGCGTACCTTTAAACGCTTGTGGACTTTTATCCGACTGTACAAATCAGGATTGGCCGTTGCCGTTGTGGCATTGATCGTCAATGCGGTTTCAGATACCTACATGGTCTCTTTATTAAAACCGCTTTTAGATGAAGGGTTTGGCAGCGCTGAATCTGATTTTCTCCGCACTCTACCTCTCCTTGTTTTTGGTTTGATGTTCATTCGAGGTATCAGTAGCTTTGTATCTACTTACTGCTTGAGTTGGGTTTCTGGCAATGTCGTAATGCAAGTACGTCGCATGGTATTTAATCACTACATGCAGATGCCGGTTTCCTACTTTGATAAAGAAAAATCTGGCAGCTTACTCTCTCGCATCACTTACGATTCTGAGCAGGTTTCATCGGCAACGAGCCAAGCATTGGTTAGCATTGTTCGAGAAGGAACGAGTATTATCGGCCTGTTGGTTTTGATGTTTTATAACAGCTGGCAGCTTTCTTTGGTACTCATTTTAGTGGCACCTGTTGTCGCTTGGGCAATTGGCTTTGTTTCCAAGCGCTTTAGAAAAATCTCTAAAAATATGCAGACTACGATGGGCATTGTCACAAGTTCTGCTGAGCAGATGCTTAAAGGCCATAAAGTCGTATTGAGCTACGGAGGGCAAGAGGTAGAAAAATCTCGCTTTGATGTAGTCAGTAACCAAATGCGCCAACAAAGTATGAAGCTTATCACCGCCCAAGCTGCGGCTAACCCTATCATTCAAATGATCGCTTCTATTGCCATCGTCGTGGTTTTGTATTTGGCCAGTGTCGATACTATTAAAGATCAACTGACCCCAGGGACCTTTACCGTGGTTTTCTCCGCGATGTTTGGTCTAATGCGTCCACTTAAAGCGTTGACCAATGTTACATCGCAGTTCCAACGTGGTATGGCGGCGGCACAAACCCTATTTGCTTTGGTAGATTTAGAGCCAGAGAAAAATACAGGTACACACAGTGTTGCGCGAGCAAAAGGTGAGGTTAATGTCAAAGACATCTCCTTTACCTACGAAGGTGCAGAAAAACCTGCTTTGTCGCATGTCTCTTTTGATATTCCTCGAGGGAAAACGGTGGCATTGGTTGGACGTTCAGGCTCTGGTAAGAGCACCATCGCTAACTTATTTACTCGTTTCTATGATGTGGATTCAGGTGAAATTCAGCTCGATGGTGTGGATGTTCGTGACTATGAGTTGAAAAACTTACGTACACAATTTGCGCTAGTATCGCAAAACGTGCACCTATTTAACGACACCATTGCCAACAATATCGCTTACGCCGCGGCTGATAAATATAGCCGCGAAGACATTGAACGCGCTGCAGAGTTAGCACACGCAATGGAATTCATTTCGAAGATGGAAAATGGACTCGACACCATGGTCGGTGAAAACGGCGCCAGTCTATCGGGTGGACAGCGTCAGCGCGTTGCGATTGCTCGTGCCTTGTTACGTGATGCTCCAGTACTGATTCTTGACGAAGCGACCTCTGCACTGGATACCGAATCAGAACGTGCTATCCAATCGGCATTGGATGAGTTGCAAAAGAACAAAACGGTGTTAGTGATTGCTCACCGCCTTTCAACCATTGAAAAGGCCGATCAAATCTTAGTGATTGATGATGGTGCCGTTGTTGAACGAGGCTCGCACGCTGAACTTATCGAAAAAGATGGCGCTTACGCGCAATTGCATCGCATCCAGTTTGGTGAAGGGTAG